From the Streptomyces pluripotens genome, one window contains:
- the atpA gene encoding F0F1 ATP synthase subunit alpha: MAELTIRPEEIRDALEDFVQSYKPDAASREEVGTVTLAGDGIAKVEGLPSAMANELLKFEDGTLGLALNLEEREIGAIVLGEFSGVEEGQPVQRTGEVLSVAVGEGYLGRVVDPLGNPIDGLGEIETDGRRALELQAPTVMQRKSVHEPMETGYKAVDAMTPIGRGQRQLIIGDRQTGKTALAVDTIINQRDNWRTGDPKKQVRCIYVAIGQKGSTIAGVRRALEENGALEYTTIVAAPASDPAGFKYLAPYTGSAIGQHWMYQGKHVLIIFDDLSKQADAYRAVSLLLRRPPGREAYPGDVFYLHSRLLERCAKLSDDMGAGSMTGLPIVETKANDVSAFIPTNVISITDGQCFLESDLFNAGQRPALNVGISVSRVGGSAQHKAMRQVSGRLRVDLAQFRELEAFAAFGSDLDAASKAQLERGQRMVELLKQDQYQPMATEDQVVSVWAGTNGRMDDVPVADIRRFEKELIEFLHRKHQALMTSIREGAKMSDDTIQAVDDAVSEFKKQFETSDGKLLGEDVPAAAAK, from the coding sequence ATGGCGGAGCTCACGATCCGGCCGGAGGAGATCCGGGACGCGCTGGAGGACTTCGTCCAGTCGTACAAGCCGGACGCGGCCTCGCGCGAGGAAGTCGGTACGGTCACCCTTGCCGGCGACGGCATCGCGAAGGTCGAGGGCCTGCCCTCGGCCATGGCCAACGAACTGCTGAAGTTCGAGGACGGCACCCTCGGCCTCGCCCTCAACCTCGAGGAGCGCGAGATCGGTGCCATCGTCCTCGGTGAATTCAGCGGCGTCGAGGAAGGCCAGCCGGTGCAGCGCACCGGTGAGGTCCTCTCCGTGGCGGTCGGCGAGGGCTACCTCGGCCGTGTCGTCGACCCGCTCGGCAACCCGATCGACGGCCTCGGCGAGATCGAGACCGACGGCCGTCGTGCCCTTGAGCTGCAGGCCCCCACGGTCATGCAGCGCAAGTCGGTGCACGAGCCGATGGAGACCGGCTACAAGGCCGTCGACGCGATGACCCCGATCGGCCGCGGCCAGCGTCAGCTGATCATTGGTGACCGGCAGACCGGCAAGACCGCCCTGGCCGTCGACACGATCATCAACCAGCGTGACAACTGGCGCACGGGTGACCCCAAGAAGCAGGTCCGCTGCATCTACGTCGCCATCGGCCAGAAGGGCTCCACCATCGCCGGCGTGCGCCGCGCGCTGGAGGAGAACGGCGCCCTGGAGTACACGACCATCGTCGCCGCCCCGGCGTCCGACCCGGCCGGCTTCAAGTACCTGGCGCCGTACACCGGTTCGGCCATCGGCCAGCACTGGATGTACCAGGGCAAGCACGTCCTGATCATCTTCGACGACCTGTCGAAGCAGGCTGACGCCTACCGCGCCGTGTCGCTGCTGCTGCGCCGCCCGCCGGGCCGCGAGGCCTACCCGGGTGACGTCTTCTACCTGCACTCCCGGCTGCTGGAGCGCTGCGCCAAGCTCTCCGACGACATGGGCGCCGGCTCGATGACCGGTCTGCCGATCGTCGAGACCAAGGCCAACGACGTGTCGGCGTTCATCCCGACCAACGTCATCTCCATCACCGACGGCCAGTGCTTCCTGGAGTCGGACCTGTTCAACGCCGGTCAGCGCCCTGCGCTGAACGTCGGTATCTCCGTCTCCCGAGTCGGTGGTTCCGCGCAGCACAAGGCGATGCGCCAGGTCTCCGGCCGCCTCCGTGTCGACCTCGCCCAGTTCCGTGAGCTGGAGGCCTTCGCCGCCTTCGGTTCCGACCTGGACGCGGCCTCGAAGGCTCAGCTGGAGCGTGGTCAGCGCATGGTCGAGCTGCTGAAGCAGGACCAGTACCAGCCGATGGCCACCGAGGACCAGGTCGTCTCCGTCTGGGCCGGTACCAACGGCCGTATGGACGACGTCCCGGTCGCCGACATCCGTCGCTTCGAGAAGGAGCTCATCGAGTTCCTGCACCGCAAGCACCAGGCTCTGATGACCTCCATCCGCGAGGGCGCCAAGATGTCGGACGACACCATCCAGGCCGTCGACGACGCTGTGTCGGAGTTCAAGAAGCAGTTCGAGACCTCGGACGGCAAGCTGCTCGGCGAGGACGTTCCTGCCGCTGCCGCCAAGTGA
- a CDS encoding F0F1 ATP synthase subunit gamma — translation MGAQLRVYKRRIRSVSATKKITKAMEMIAASRVVKAQRKVAASTPYATELTRAVTAVGSGSNTKHPLTTEAENPTRAAVLLLTSDRGLAGAFNSNAIKAAELLTERLEREGKQVDAYIVGRRGVAHYHFRERKIAQSWTGFTDEPSYADAKKVAAPLIEAIEKETANGGVDELHIVYTEFVSMMTQTALDARLLPLRLEEVAEQAPKGEILPLYDFEPSAEDVLDALLPRYVESRIYNALLQSAASKHAATRRAMKSATDNAGELIENLTRLANQARQAEITQEISEIVGGASALADATAGSDR, via the coding sequence ATGGGAGCCCAGCTCCGGGTCTACAAGCGTCGCATCCGATCCGTCAGCGCGACCAAGAAGATCACGAAGGCGATGGAGATGATCGCCGCCTCGCGCGTCGTCAAGGCGCAGCGCAAGGTGGCGGCGTCCACGCCGTACGCGACCGAGCTGACTCGCGCGGTCACGGCGGTCGGTTCGGGGTCGAACACCAAGCACCCGCTCACCACGGAGGCGGAGAACCCGACCCGTGCCGCGGTCCTGCTCCTCACGAGCGACCGCGGTCTGGCCGGCGCCTTCAACTCCAACGCCATCAAGGCGGCGGAGCTGCTGACCGAGCGCCTGGAGCGTGAGGGCAAGCAGGTCGACGCGTACATCGTCGGCCGGCGCGGTGTGGCCCACTACCACTTCCGTGAGCGCAAGATCGCTCAGTCGTGGACCGGCTTCACCGACGAGCCGTCGTACGCGGACGCCAAGAAGGTGGCAGCGCCCCTGATCGAGGCCATTGAGAAGGAGACGGCGAACGGCGGAGTGGATGAACTCCACATCGTCTACACCGAGTTCGTCTCGATGATGACGCAGACGGCGCTGGACGCCCGGTTGCTGCCGCTGCGCCTCGAAGAGGTGGCGGAGCAGGCGCCGAAGGGCGAGATCCTTCCGCTGTACGACTTCGAGCCCTCGGCGGAGGACGTCCTGGACGCCCTGCTGCCGCGCTACGTGGAGAGCCGCATCTACAACGCGCTGCTCCAGTCCGCCGCTTCGAAGCACGCCGCCACGCGGCGCGCGATGAAGTCGGCCACCGACAACGCCGGCGAGCTCATCGAGAACCTCACCCGGCTTGCCAACCAGGCCCGCCAGGCCGAAATCACCCAGGAAATCAGCGAGATCGTCGGTGGCGCCAGTGCCCTGGCCGACGCGACCGCGGGGAGTGACCGATAA
- the atpD gene encoding F0F1 ATP synthase subunit beta: MTTTVETATATGRVARVIGPVVDVEFPVDAMPDIYQALHVEVADPANAGAKKTLTLEVAQHLGDGMVRAISMQPTDGLVRQAPVIDTGAPISVPVGDFTKGKVFNTLGEVLNVDETYDGERWPIHRKAPNFDELESKTEMFETGVKVIDLLTPYVKGGKIGLFGGAGVGKTVLIQEMIYRVANNHDGVSVFAGVGERTREGNDLIEEMSDSGVIDKTALVFGQMDEPPGTRLRVALAGLTMAEYFRDVQKQDVLFFIDNIFRFTQAGSEVSTLLGRMPSAVGYQPNLADEMGLLQERITSTRGHSITSMQAIYVPADDLTDPAPATTFAHLDATTVLSRPISEKGIYPAVDPLDSTSRILDPRYISPDHYSAAMRVKTILQKYKDLQDIIAILGIDELGEEDKLVVHRARRVERFLSQNTHVAKQFTGVDGSDVPLDESIAAFNAICDGEYDHFPEQAFFMCGGLEDLKQNAKELGVS; this comes from the coding sequence ATGACCACCACTGTTGAGACCGCGACGGCTACGGGCCGCGTCGCCCGGGTCATCGGCCCGGTCGTCGACGTGGAGTTCCCCGTCGACGCGATGCCGGACATCTACCAGGCCCTGCACGTCGAGGTGGCCGACCCGGCCAACGCCGGGGCCAAGAAGACGCTGACCCTGGAGGTCGCCCAGCACCTGGGTGACGGCATGGTCCGCGCCATCTCCATGCAGCCGACCGACGGTCTGGTCCGCCAGGCCCCGGTCATCGACACCGGCGCGCCGATCTCCGTGCCGGTCGGCGACTTCACCAAGGGCAAGGTGTTCAACACCCTCGGTGAGGTGCTGAACGTCGACGAGACCTACGACGGCGAGCGCTGGCCGATCCACCGCAAGGCCCCGAACTTCGACGAGCTCGAGTCCAAGACCGAGATGTTCGAGACGGGCGTCAAGGTCATCGACCTGCTCACCCCGTACGTCAAGGGCGGCAAGATCGGTCTGTTCGGTGGCGCCGGCGTCGGCAAGACGGTGCTCATCCAGGAGATGATCTACCGCGTCGCCAACAACCACGACGGTGTCTCCGTGTTCGCCGGTGTCGGTGAGCGCACCCGTGAGGGCAACGACCTCATCGAGGAGATGTCCGACTCGGGCGTCATCGACAAGACCGCGCTGGTCTTCGGTCAGATGGACGAGCCCCCGGGCACCCGTCTGCGCGTCGCGCTGGCCGGCCTGACCATGGCCGAGTACTTCCGTGACGTCCAGAAGCAGGACGTGCTGTTCTTCATCGACAACATCTTCCGCTTCACGCAGGCCGGCTCCGAGGTCTCCACGCTGCTCGGCCGCATGCCGTCCGCGGTGGGCTACCAGCCGAACCTGGCCGATGAGATGGGCCTCCTGCAGGAGCGCATCACCTCGACCCGCGGTCACTCGATCACCTCGATGCAGGCGATCTACGTCCCCGCCGACGACCTGACCGACCCGGCTCCGGCCACCACCTTCGCCCACCTCGACGCGACGACGGTGCTGTCCCGTCCGATCTCCGAGAAGGGCATCTACCCGGCCGTGGACCCGCTGGACTCCACGTCCCGGATCCTGGACCCGCGCTACATCTCGCCGGACCACTACAGCGCGGCCATGCGCGTGAAGACGATCCTGCAGAAGTACAAGGACCTCCAGGACATCATCGCGATCCTCGGTATCGACGAGCTGGGCGAGGAGGACAAGCTGGTTGTCCACCGGGCCCGTCGCGTGGAGCGCTTCCTGTCCCAGAACACCCACGTCGCCAAGCAGTTCACCGGCGTGGACGGCTCGGACGTGCCGCTCGACGAGTCGATCGCCGCGTTCAACGCGATCTGCGACGGTGAGTACGACCACTTCCCCGAGCAGGCGTTCTTCATGTGCGGTGGTCTCGAAGACCTCAAGCAGAACGCGAAGGAGCTGGGCGTCTCCTGA
- a CDS encoding F0F1 ATP synthase subunit epsilon produces the protein MAAELHVELVAADRQVWSGEATLVVARTTSGDIGVMPGHQPLLGVLESGPVTIRTSDGGTVVAAVHGGFVSFADDKLSLLAEIAELAEEIDVQRTERELERAKAEGDAAAERRADVRLRAAAAR, from the coding sequence TTGGCTGCTGAGCTGCATGTCGAGCTGGTCGCCGCCGACCGCCAGGTCTGGTCCGGCGAGGCCACCCTGGTCGTCGCGCGCACCACGTCCGGCGACATCGGCGTCATGCCCGGTCACCAGCCGCTGCTCGGTGTGCTGGAGTCGGGCCCGGTGACCATCCGTACGAGTGATGGCGGAACGGTCGTCGCCGCCGTGCACGGCGGTTTCGTCTCGTTCGCCGACGACAAGCTGTCGCTGCTGGCCGAGATCGCCGAACTGGCTGAAGAGATCGACGTCCAGCGCACGGAGCGGGAGCTGGAGCGCGCGAAGGCGGAGGGCGATGCCGCGGCCGAGCGCCGCGCGGACGTCCGTCTGCGTGCGGCGGCGGCGCGCTGA
- a CDS encoding DUF2550 domain-containing protein, which translates to MVLALTVCGIVVALVVVGLFLFGLRRRLIQRSGGTFDCSLRWDVAERPDAGGKGWSYGVARYNGDRVEWYRVFSYALRPRRVLERDRIEVAGRRLPEGEEELALLSDAVIITCTHRGARLELAMSEDALTGFLAWLEAAPPGQRVNVA; encoded by the coding sequence ATGGTCCTCGCTCTGACTGTGTGCGGGATCGTGGTCGCGCTCGTGGTGGTGGGACTGTTCCTGTTCGGGCTGCGCCGTAGGCTGATCCAGCGTTCCGGCGGGACCTTTGACTGCTCGCTGCGCTGGGACGTGGCCGAGAGGCCGGATGCGGGCGGCAAGGGCTGGAGCTACGGCGTCGCCCGCTACAACGGCGACCGCGTCGAGTGGTACCGCGTCTTCTCCTACGCCCTCCGCCCCCGTCGTGTCCTGGAGCGCGACCGGATCGAGGTGGCCGGTCGCCGGCTGCCCGAGGGTGAGGAGGAGCTGGCGCTGCTCTCCGATGCGGTGATCATCACCTGTACGCATCGGGGCGCCCGCCTCGAACTCGCCATGAGCGAGGACGCGCTGACCGGTTTCCTGGCGTGGCTGGAGGCGGCCCCGCCCGGACAGCGGGTGAACGTCGCGTAG
- a CDS encoding glycoside hydrolase family 18 chitinase: MRFRHRAAAGFATLLLPLAGLVGQASSAQAATASSSATATYTKTSDWGTGFGGQWTIKNTGTSSISSWTVQWDFPSGTSVTSAWDADVTSSGTHWTAKNKSYNGTIAPGASVSFGFNGAGSGSPANCTVNGGSCDGGPTTPGDTPPTAPGTPTASDITDTSVKLSWPAATDDNGVKNYDVLRDGATVATVTGTNYTDTGLTSGTDYSYTVQARDTADQTGPVSGSVKVHTTGGGTTPPPSGDKVKMGYFTDWGVYGRKYYPKNIVTSGSAAKLTHINYAFGNVTNGQCAMGDSYADTDMAYTAANSVSGVADTWDQPLRGAFNQLRELKAKYPHIKILWSFGGWTWSGGFGQAAKNPAAFADSCYKLVEDPRWADVFDGIDIDWEYPNDCGLSCDTSGKEAFKNLMAALRAKFGQDKLVTAAVTADGSAGGKIDAADYAGAAQYVNWYNVMSYDFFGAWDAKGPTAPHSPLTSYNGIPKAGFDTADAIATYKSIGVPADKLLIGIGFYGRGWTGVTQDAPGGTATGPAAGTYEQGIEDYKVLKTTCPVTGSIAGTAYAHCGSDWWSYDTPSTISKKMSWAKTQGLGGAFFWEFSGDTSNGELVSAISDNL, from the coding sequence ATGCGCTTCAGACACAGAGCCGCGGCAGGGTTCGCGACCCTGTTGCTCCCCCTGGCCGGCCTGGTCGGTCAAGCGAGCTCCGCCCAGGCCGCGACCGCTTCCTCGTCGGCCACTGCCACCTACACCAAGACCAGCGACTGGGGTACCGGCTTCGGCGGCCAGTGGACCATCAAGAACACCGGTACCAGCAGCATCAGTTCATGGACCGTCCAGTGGGACTTCCCCTCCGGCACGTCCGTTACTTCCGCCTGGGACGCGGACGTCACCAGCTCCGGCACCCACTGGACCGCGAAGAACAAGTCCTACAACGGCACCATCGCCCCGGGCGCCTCCGTCTCGTTCGGATTCAACGGCGCGGGCTCCGGATCACCGGCCAACTGCACCGTGAACGGAGGCAGTTGTGACGGCGGGCCCACCACCCCGGGCGATACCCCGCCCACCGCCCCCGGCACTCCGACCGCTTCGGACATCACTGACACCTCAGTGAAGCTGTCCTGGCCGGCGGCGACCGACGACAACGGCGTCAAGAACTACGACGTCCTGCGTGACGGCGCGACCGTCGCGACGGTCACCGGCACGAACTACACGGACACCGGCCTGACTTCCGGCACCGACTACTCGTACACCGTGCAGGCCCGCGACACCGCTGACCAGACCGGCCCGGTCAGTGGCTCGGTGAAGGTGCACACCACCGGTGGCGGTACCACTCCCCCGCCCTCCGGCGACAAGGTGAAGATGGGCTACTTCACCGACTGGGGCGTCTACGGCCGCAAGTACTACCCGAAGAACATCGTCACCTCGGGCTCGGCCGCGAAGCTCACCCACATCAACTACGCGTTCGGCAACGTCACCAACGGCCAGTGCGCGATGGGTGATTCGTACGCCGACACCGACATGGCCTACACCGCCGCCAACAGCGTCAGCGGTGTCGCGGACACCTGGGACCAGCCACTGCGCGGCGCCTTCAACCAGCTGCGCGAGCTGAAGGCCAAGTACCCGCACATCAAGATCCTGTGGTCCTTCGGCGGCTGGACCTGGTCCGGCGGCTTCGGCCAGGCGGCCAAGAACCCGGCCGCATTCGCCGACTCCTGCTACAAGCTGGTCGAGGACCCGCGCTGGGCCGATGTCTTCGACGGCATCGACATCGACTGGGAGTACCCGAACGACTGCGGTCTGTCCTGTGACACCAGCGGCAAGGAGGCGTTCAAGAACCTGATGGCCGCGCTACGCGCCAAGTTCGGCCAGGACAAGCTGGTCACGGCCGCCGTCACGGCCGACGGTTCCGCGGGCGGCAAGATCGACGCCGCCGACTACGCGGGCGCCGCCCAGTACGTCAACTGGTACAACGTGATGTCGTACGACTTCTTCGGCGCCTGGGACGCCAAGGGTCCGACCGCCCCGCACTCCCCGCTCACCTCGTACAACGGCATTCCGAAGGCCGGGTTCGACACGGCCGACGCCATTGCCACGTACAAGTCGATCGGGGTCCCCGCGGACAAGCTGCTCATCGGCATCGGTTTCTACGGCCGCGGTTGGACCGGCGTCACCCAGGACGCCCCCGGCGGCACGGCCACCGGACCGGCCGCCGGCACCTACGAGCAGGGCATCGAGGACTACAAGGTCCTCAAGACCACGTGCCCGGTCACCGGCAGCATCGCCGGCACCGCCTACGCGCACTGCGGGAGCGACTGGTGGTCCTACGACACCCCGTCGACCATCTCCAAGAAGATGAGCTGGGCCAAGACGCAGGGCCTCGGCGGTGCGTTCTTCTGGGAGTTCAGCGGTGACACCAGCAACGGCGAGCTGGTGAGCGCCATCAGCGACAACCTGTAG
- a CDS encoding response regulator transcription factor: protein MKDTARPRTVLVVDDDAAIRRSLERGLRLGGFAVRTAADGTEALTVMETAAPDVVVLDVSMPGVNGIQVCARLRAEGRDLPVLMLSALDETADRIAGLQAGGDDYLVKPFALQELVLRLHALLRRRPPADRDVLRVAGLVIDSAAHTVERDGSPLDLTPREFALLVVLARNAGLVLTRDQLLERVWGYDFDVRTDAVDTFVSYLRRKLEADGRQRLIHTVRGVGFVLRETR from the coding sequence ATGAAGGACACGGCACGCCCACGGACGGTCCTGGTCGTCGACGACGACGCCGCGATCCGGCGCTCCCTGGAGCGCGGCCTCCGGCTAGGTGGCTTCGCGGTGCGGACCGCCGCTGACGGGACCGAGGCCCTCACCGTGATGGAAACGGCGGCCCCGGACGTCGTGGTGCTCGACGTGTCGATGCCCGGCGTGAACGGCATCCAGGTATGCGCCCGGCTCCGTGCGGAGGGCCGTGACCTGCCGGTACTCATGCTCTCCGCGCTCGACGAGACCGCCGACCGGATAGCCGGACTCCAGGCGGGCGGCGACGACTACCTCGTCAAGCCGTTCGCCCTGCAGGAGTTGGTGCTGCGGCTGCACGCCCTGCTGCGCCGCCGCCCCCCGGCCGACCGGGACGTGCTGCGGGTGGCAGGCCTGGTGATCGACTCAGCGGCCCACACCGTCGAGCGGGACGGCAGCCCGCTGGACCTGACCCCGCGCGAGTTCGCACTGCTGGTGGTACTCGCCCGCAACGCCGGACTGGTCCTCACCCGCGACCAACTTCTGGAGCGGGTCTGGGGCTACGACTTCGACGTGCGCACCGATGCCGTCGACACCTTCGTCAGCTATCTGCGGCGCAAGCTGGAGGCAGACGGGCGGCAGCGGCTGATCCACACAGTGCGCGGTGTCGGCTTCGTCCTGCGGGAGACGCGATGA
- a CDS encoding ATP-binding protein — protein sequence MRLSARIGLAVGCTVPLLVLASGWLLLRLVTPDLHRAADQHLRQQAVALAPDARSLLRASANGRTEAADSRERKLLSAALDVGVRVVGPDTSFSAGPQPAASVRLPERSAVPVTVRDGARSWRVLARPVRGATATGTLWVFSSDSADRTRLGLVRRRVIFAALLAAPVSGLIAWGLASGVSVPLRRLTRRAAGLDPRTSSTRLGQERTGVTEVDELAATLRTVLARYDEQVARTTEALDTARSFSSAAAHELRTPLMSMGTNLDILADHPDLPGPERHEVLTDLQREHGRLLGLLVMLRELGRGDLVEAEAFRAVDVSDVADAAVAEARRRAPDADIVLDVAPGAVVHGWEPGLRLLLDNLLGNALIHGRDAQGRVRVRVGVRRAPDRVGITVDDCGTGVPPDARARIFERFERGPRSAGSGLGLTLVAQQAALHRGSVTVTDGPDGRGARFEVRLPSGGGRLPGRRDWLIGTAGADRSQSFPKDRP from the coding sequence ATGAGGCTGTCCGCCCGGATCGGCCTCGCTGTCGGCTGCACGGTTCCGCTGCTGGTGTTGGCATCCGGCTGGTTGCTGCTGCGCCTGGTCACCCCTGATCTGCACCGCGCTGCCGACCAGCACTTGCGGCAGCAGGCCGTGGCCCTCGCCCCGGATGCCCGGTCCCTCTTGCGGGCCTCGGCGAACGGCCGCACCGAGGCCGCCGACAGCAGGGAGCGCAAGTTGCTCAGTGCGGCCCTGGACGTCGGCGTGCGCGTCGTCGGACCGGACACCAGCTTCAGTGCCGGGCCTCAGCCCGCGGCATCGGTCAGACTGCCCGAGCGAAGCGCAGTTCCGGTCACCGTCCGTGACGGTGCCCGTAGCTGGCGGGTGCTGGCCCGACCCGTCCGGGGCGCGACCGCCACCGGCACCTTGTGGGTGTTCTCGTCCGACTCCGCCGACCGCACCAGGCTCGGTCTCGTCCGGCGCCGGGTGATTTTCGCCGCGCTGCTCGCCGCACCCGTGTCCGGACTGATCGCCTGGGGCCTGGCCTCCGGGGTGAGTGTGCCGCTTCGCCGTCTGACCCGCCGTGCCGCAGGTCTCGATCCGCGTACCAGCAGCACCCGGCTCGGCCAGGAGCGAACCGGGGTCACGGAGGTCGACGAACTGGCGGCCACCCTGCGGACCGTCCTCGCCCGCTACGACGAACAAGTCGCCCGCACGACCGAGGCCTTGGACACCGCCCGTTCGTTCTCCTCCGCGGCGGCACACGAGTTGCGCACCCCGCTGATGAGCATGGGTACCAACCTCGACATCCTCGCCGACCATCCTGACCTGCCAGGACCCGAGCGCCATGAGGTCCTCACCGACCTGCAGCGCGAACACGGCCGACTGCTTGGCCTGCTGGTGATGCTGCGCGAGCTGGGCCGCGGGGACCTGGTGGAGGCGGAGGCATTCCGGGCGGTCGACGTGTCCGACGTCGCCGACGCGGCAGTCGCCGAGGCCCGCCGCCGGGCCCCGGACGCCGACATCGTGCTGGACGTGGCACCGGGGGCCGTCGTGCACGGCTGGGAGCCTGGCCTGCGGCTACTGCTGGACAATCTGCTCGGCAATGCCCTGATCCACGGTCGCGACGCGCAGGGCCGGGTACGTGTGCGGGTGGGCGTCCGCCGTGCTCCGGACCGGGTCGGGATCACGGTGGACGATTGCGGGACCGGCGTGCCGCCCGACGCCCGGGCCCGGATCTTCGAACGGTTCGAACGGGGCCCCAGGAGCGCCGGTTCGGGGCTCGGGCTCACCCTCGTCGCCCAGCAGGCAGCGCTGCACCGGGGGAGCGTCACCGTGACGGACGGGCCGGACGGCCGCGGGGCGCGCTTCGAGGTGCGGCTGCCGTCGGGGGGCGGCAGGTTGCCCGGCCGGCGGGACTGGCTGATCGGGACGGCCGGGGCGGACCGGTCACAGAGTTTCCCCAAAGACCGTCCCTAA
- a CDS encoding cob(I)yrinic acid a,c-diamide adenosyltransferase has product MVNLTRIYTRTGDQGTTSLGDMSRVPKTDLRISAYADANEANAVIGTAIALGGLDEAVVKVLTRVQNDLFDVGADLSTPVVEDPEFPPLRVEQFYVDRLEADCDRFNEQLEKLRSFILPGGTAGAALLHQACTVVRRAERSTWTALEVHGETMNPLTATYLNRLSDLLFILARIANKETGDVLWVPGGER; this is encoded by the coding sequence ATGGTCAATCTGACGCGCATCTACACCAGGACCGGCGACCAGGGCACCACCAGCCTCGGCGACATGAGCCGGGTGCCCAAGACCGACCTCAGGATCTCCGCCTACGCGGACGCCAACGAGGCCAACGCGGTGATTGGCACCGCCATCGCGCTGGGTGGCCTGGACGAAGCGGTCGTCAAGGTACTCACCCGGGTGCAGAACGACCTGTTCGACGTGGGTGCGGACCTGTCCACACCCGTGGTGGAGGACCCGGAGTTCCCGCCGCTGCGCGTGGAGCAGTTCTACGTCGACAGGCTGGAGGCGGACTGCGACCGCTTCAACGAACAACTGGAGAAGCTGCGCTCCTTCATCCTGCCCGGCGGTACCGCGGGAGCGGCCCTCCTCCACCAGGCCTGCACGGTTGTGCGCCGGGCCGAGCGCTCCACCTGGACAGCCCTTGAGGTCCACGGCGAGACGATGAACCCGCTCACCGCCACCTACCTCAACCGCCTCTCCGACCTCTTGTTCATCCTGGCCAGGATTGCGAACAAGGAGACCGGAGACGTGCTGTGGGTGCCGGGCGGGGAACGCTGA
- a CDS encoding ABC transporter permease, with product MPLHDTALVYGRYLRQSLRSRFALLFGVLTPLLYLVFFGPLLTGLPLGGKGNSWQVLVPGLLLQLGLFGALFAGFTIIMENAQGVVERMRVTPVSRLALLLGRVLRDATVFIFQAVLLVLAALLMGLRAPLPGILIGFAFVALLTLALASLSYALGMKVRTPQEFGPLINAVSMPSMLLSGLMLPMTLAPGWLNVLSHLMPFRYLVDAVRDAYVGQYTTTHMLYGALVAIGFTVLSVTVGTRVFRTAGA from the coding sequence ATGCCACTGCACGACACGGCCCTCGTCTACGGCCGCTACCTCCGCCAGTCCCTGCGCTCCCGCTTCGCACTGCTCTTCGGGGTGCTGACGCCCCTGCTGTACCTGGTCTTCTTCGGGCCGCTCCTCACCGGCCTCCCACTGGGCGGGAAGGGCAACTCCTGGCAGGTGCTGGTGCCCGGCCTACTGCTCCAACTCGGCTTGTTCGGTGCCCTGTTCGCAGGGTTCACGATCATCATGGAGAACGCCCAGGGAGTGGTGGAGCGGATGCGCGTCACCCCCGTCAGCCGCCTGGCCCTGCTCCTTGGCCGGGTGCTGCGCGACGCCACCGTCTTCATCTTCCAGGCGGTGCTCCTGGTGCTGGCCGCGCTGCTGATGGGGCTGCGGGCACCGCTGCCGGGCATCCTCATCGGGTTCGCGTTCGTCGCCCTGCTCACGCTCGCACTGGCCTCGCTGTCCTACGCGCTGGGGATGAAGGTCCGCACCCCACAGGAGTTCGGCCCGCTGATCAACGCGGTGTCGATGCCGTCGATGCTGCTCTCCGGGCTGATGCTGCCGATGACCCTGGCGCCAGGCTGGCTGAACGTGCTCTCGCACCTGATGCCGTTCCGCTATCTGGTGGACGCGGTGCGCGACGCGTACGTCGGCCAGTACACGACCACCCACATGCTGTACGGCGCCCTCGTCGCGATCGGCTTCACGGTACTCAGCGTGACGGTGGGCACACGAGTGTTCCGGACAGCCGGAGCGTAA